A genomic region of Metopolophium dirhodum isolate CAU chromosome 1, ASM1992520v1, whole genome shotgun sequence contains the following coding sequences:
- the LOC132936385 gene encoding probable ribonuclease ZC3H12C, translated as MNINEPNASVVYVIEDNNDNPLSTDELKSIKTVSSKVTVPNITNDEIIDITGGDSSFENSPTINHKKTALNINNDEIIDITNITITSNTQEDVHKQFSSDTILFDDDDDNDDVQIIDVPTCVQNKSIELVTILDDSDEENTSNQEPVKKPNSFKSVHKRLGIPTTGTVKSSYNSPLRNRKRKLEEEYITKPNSLGDNLGGFIIDTQKMSSNSQNFIALSKKPVKKFKPQVSSTSTTSRTKRKLRPIIIDGLNIGFAHGSGTFSAKGIELCIQFFTDLGHTDVIVFIPQHRQGPPGSTSNIILNNLVKKGQVCFTPSRKVQNTRMTCHDDRIILNYAHKCDGVVVSNDNYRDLYDESEAFKEIIENRQVMVTFVRDEIIVPEDQYNQKTTIRTLSDILCFPE; from the exons ATGAACATAAATGAACCAAATGCAAGTGTGGTTTATGTAATAGAGGATAACAATGACAATCCACTTTCTACTGATgaacttaaaagtataaaaacggTTTCTTCCAAAGTAACAGTACCAAACATTACAAATGatgaaataatagatattactGGTGGTGATAGTTCATTTGAAAACTCCCCaactataaatcataaaaaaactgCCCTGAACatcaataatgatgaaataatagatattaccAATATTACTATCACAAGCAATACACAGGAAGATGTccataaacaattttcaagtgatacaatattgtttgatgatgatgatgataatgatgatgTCCAAATTATTGATGTTCCTACTTGtgttcaaaataaatctattGAACTTGTTACTATATTAGACGACAGTGATGAAGAAAATACATCAAATCAAGAACCTGTGAAAAAACCAAATAGTTTTAAATCTGTGCACAAACGTCTAGGTATTCCTACAACAGGCACAGTTAAAAGCTCATATAATAGTCCTTTACGTAACCGTAAAAGAAAATTGGAAGAAGAATATATAACTAAACCGAATTCTTTGGGTGACAACTTAGGAGGATTCATTATTGATACTCAAAAAATGTCTTCTAACTCACAGAATTTTATTGCGTTGAGTAAAAAACCTGTTAAGAAGTTCAAGCCACAAGTATCTTCAACAAGTACAACATCTAGAACCAAAAGAAAACTACGACCAATTATCATTGATGGATTAAATATTGGATTTGC acATGGTTCAGGAACATTTTCGGCAAAAGGAATTGAattgtgtatacaatttttcacTGATCTAGGACATACAGATGTTATAGTATTCATTCCACAACATCGACAGGGACCACCTGGGTCTACATCAAACATCATCTtgaataatttagttaaaaaaggGCAAGTTTGTTTCACCCCGAGCCGAAAAGTCCAAAACACAAGGATGACATGTCATGATGACCG aATTATACTCAACTACGCCCATAAATGTGACGGAGTGGTTGTTTCAAATGACAACTATCGAGATTTATATGATGAAAGTGAAGCATTCAAAGAGATCATTGAAAATAg ACAAGTAATGGTGACATTTGTCAGGGATGAAATAATTGTTCCAGAAGACCAATACAATCAAAAAACAACAATCCGGACTCTTTCAGATATTTTGTGTTTTCCAGAATAA
- the LOC132935483 gene encoding F-box-like/WD repeat-containing protein ebi — MELDSSIEIPAEKTTILKGHDSEVFMSAWNPTTDLLAAGSRSTARIWDMADSSGCASQLILKHCIQKGKTEVSSNIDVTSLGWNPAGTLLATGSFDGYGRIWMTDGRISSILDQHKGPIICLKWNKRGNYILSAGIDKTIVIWDAASGQCNQKFAFHTEPALDVDWRSNSSFASCSTDKFIHVCRLGVDRPVKSFQGHTNAVNAIKWDPQRNLLASCSDDMTLKIWSMKQDTCVHDIQAHNKEIYTIKWSPTGPRTANPNMNLILASASCDSTVRLWDVERGACIHTLTKHTEPVYSIAFSPDGKYLASGSLDKWVHIYSTQSHQLIHSYKGTGRIFDVFWNSKGDKVGASAYDGHVFVLDLRKL; from the exons ATGGAACTAGATAGCAGTATTGAAATACCTGCTGAAAAAACTACTATTCTTAAGGGTCATGACTCTGAAGTTTTTATGTCTGCGTGGAATCCAACCACTGATTTGCTTGCTGCTGg atcaAGAAGTACAGCGCGTATTTGGGATATGGCTGACAGTTCGGGTTGTGCTTCTCAACTTATATTGAAACATTGTATTCAAAAAGGAAAAACTGAAGTATCCAGTAATATAGATGTTACTTCCCTTGGTTGGAAT ccTGCTGGAACATTATTAGCCACTGGTTCATTTGATGGTTATGGTCGAATTTGGATGACAGATGGCAGAATATCAAGCATCCTTGATCAACATAAGGGtccaattatttgtttaaaatggaATAAAAGGGGAAATTATATACTCAGTGCAGGAATCGATAAG ACTATTGTTATTTGGGATGCTGCTTCAGGCCAGTGCAATCAGAAATTTGCATTCCATACAGAACCAGCATTAGATGTAGATTGGAGATCAAACAGTAGTTTTGCATCATGCAGTACTGATAAATTTATACATGTTTGTCGTTTAGGTGTTGATCGACCAGTAAAATCATTCCAAGGGCATACA AATGCTGTTAATGCTATTAAATGGGATCCTCAAAGAAATCTATTAGCTTCTTGTTCAGATGACATGACTTTGAAGATATGGTCTATGAAACAAGATACTTGTGTACATGACATACAAGCACATAACAaagaaatatatacaataaaatggaGTCCAACTGGTCCAAGAACTGCTAATCCAAACATGAATCTAATACTTGCTAG TGCATCATGTGATTCAACTGTACGTTTGTGGGATGTTGAGCGAGGTGCATGCATACATACTCTGACCAAGCATACTGAACCTGTCTACAGTATAGCCTTCTCACCCGATGGAAAGTATTTGGCATCTGGCAGTTTAGACAAATGGGTTCACATATATTCAActcaa AGTCATCAATTAATTCATAGTTACAAAGGAACAGGTCGTATTTTTGATGTTTTCTGGAATTCTAAGGGTGATAAAGTTGGGGCAAGTGCATATGATGGACAT gtattTGTATTGGATCTTCGAAAACTCTAA